One Campylobacter concisus DNA window includes the following coding sequences:
- a CDS encoding HP0495 family protein — MANICDLNNKKAKIDYPTHWEYKVIFDAGVNAEEKVKEIVKDREFKLVFSKFSKDKKYASYDLAVLVLSEEERLEIFSALKHEAKYVL; from the coding sequence GTGGCGAATATATGCGATCTAAATAACAAAAAGGCAAAAATCGACTACCCAACACACTGGGAGTATAAAGTGATATTTGACGCTGGCGTAAATGCCGAAGAGAAGGTAAAAGAGATAGTAAAAGATAGAGAATTTAAGCTAGTTTTTTCGAAATTTAGCAAAGATAAAAAATACGCTAGCTACGATCTAGCTGTGCTAGTTTTAAGCGAAGAAGAGAGGCTAGAGATTTTTTCAGCGCTAAAACACGAAGCAAAATACGTTTTATAA
- a CDS encoding ATP-dependent protease produces the protein MKFLLCLSLSLIALFAESKGCFIDENSQNIIFVKDGETKSLGLKEKIYKDQRCAFDESSFYVANLNNEIVKVASEKEFLFALPNVGCKVSNILLDKEKIYVACDMANVVTIAIFDKSSKKFISKNFNNVYKISSFLSLGEGVFFTSFNGKAFLLDSKLNAKEQKSVGFAPISACKFSDDEIFIGFRNGEILDLKSGAKKQVLRSKISALACVGDEVLVASEDGVIYKFDKSFKLKGKKELFSGEIKEIFIEKNVLVGVDLGNKTKSLEINSF, from the coding sequence ATGAAATTTCTGCTATGTCTTAGCTTATCTTTGATAGCGCTTTTTGCTGAGAGTAAGGGCTGCTTCATCGATGAAAATAGTCAAAACATCATCTTTGTAAAAGATGGTGAGACAAAAAGCCTAGGACTAAAGGAGAAAATTTACAAAGATCAAAGATGTGCTTTTGATGAGAGCTCTTTTTACGTTGCAAATTTAAACAACGAGATCGTAAAGGTAGCTAGCGAGAAGGAATTTTTATTTGCTCTGCCAAATGTTGGCTGTAAGGTTTCAAATATCTTGCTAGATAAAGAGAAAATTTACGTCGCTTGCGATATGGCAAATGTCGTAACAATCGCCATTTTTGACAAGAGTTCTAAAAAATTTATATCAAAAAATTTTAACAATGTTTATAAAATTTCTAGCTTTTTATCGCTTGGCGAGGGAGTGTTTTTTACAAGCTTTAATGGCAAGGCGTTTTTGCTTGATAGCAAGCTTAACGCAAAAGAGCAAAAAAGCGTTGGCTTTGCGCCGATAAGTGCCTGTAAATTTAGCGATGATGAAATTTTCATAGGCTTTAGAAACGGAGAAATTTTAGATCTTAAAAGTGGAGCTAAAAAGCAAGTTTTAAGATCTAAAATTTCAGCTCTTGCGTGCGTGGGAGATGAGGTTTTAGTAGCTAGTGAGGACGGAGTGATCTATAAATTTGACAAAAGCTTCAAGCTAAAGGGCAAAAAAGAGCTTTTTAGTGGCGAGATAAAAGAAATTTTTATAGAAAAAAACGTGCTTGTTGGCGTGGATCTAGGCAATAAGACAAAGAGTTTAGAGATAAATTCATTTTAA
- a CDS encoding DUF7488 domain-containing protein, with product MRLKYKFTLAFLLSALCLNADPRPTQEDFNACFEKNKNSIVSVNKHFGVAITKNLIAVPKSDGAPLGEYVKFDPYLQLFLVRSSKELSPVVMADETNEERIKKSTWVGILNDSNNTVMGHIKSLGQNLGDFDTLSFEYNATGEINTPCCKMIGIAVGADKFIPNRYLKHFVSYDDVYYGDIGVKFLQKEDKFFVGLVDPLGRGKMMMVDDELVSVNGIKPKSLRELNEMVLFAPKGAKLDIIVKRDRQELLFQVPVSGDVKFNQSLDIDAPSSLDLPNLNVMPKSPESLLDDKILVDYGITVDKNLVVTKVEPKSNAEIFGIKIGDKILGYNKESVSNREELLEKISDLQNFVLLFSRNDFQFFARVPK from the coding sequence CCGATCCTAGGCCTACGCAAGAGGACTTTAACGCCTGCTTTGAAAAGAATAAAAACTCAATCGTCTCGGTAAATAAACATTTTGGCGTGGCTATCACTAAAAATTTGATCGCAGTGCCAAAAAGTGACGGAGCTCCGCTTGGCGAATATGTCAAATTTGACCCATATTTGCAGCTTTTCTTAGTGCGCTCTAGCAAGGAGCTAAGCCCTGTTGTGATGGCTGATGAGACCAACGAGGAGCGCATCAAAAAGAGCACTTGGGTTGGCATCTTAAACGACTCTAACAACACTGTCATGGGCCACATCAAGTCTTTGGGGCAAAATTTAGGCGACTTTGACACGCTAAGCTTCGAGTATAACGCGACTGGCGAGATAAACACGCCTTGTTGCAAGATGATAGGCATAGCTGTTGGAGCTGATAAATTTATACCAAATCGCTATTTAAAGCACTTTGTATCTTACGATGACGTATATTACGGCGATATCGGCGTGAAATTCTTGCAAAAAGAGGATAAATTTTTTGTGGGTCTTGTCGATCCACTAGGCCGCGGCAAGATGATGATGGTTGATGATGAGCTTGTTAGTGTAAATGGCATCAAGCCAAAGAGCCTAAGAGAGCTAAATGAGATGGTGCTTTTTGCTCCAAAGGGCGCAAAACTGGACATCATCGTGAAGCGTGATAGGCAGGAGCTACTCTTTCAAGTGCCAGTAAGCGGGGATGTGAAATTTAACCAAAGCCTAGACATTGACGCCCCTTCAAGCCTTGATCTGCCAAATTTAAACGTCATGCCAAAGTCGCCTGAGAGCTTACTAGATGATAAAATTTTGGTTGATTATGGTATCACGGTCGATAAAAATTTAGTCGTTACTAAGGTCGAGCCAAAGTCAAATGCGGAAATTTTTGGCATAAAAATCGGCGATAAAATTTTAGGCTACAACAAAGAGAGCGTGAGCAACCGTGAGGAGCTTTTAGAAAAGATAAGCGACCTGCAAAATTTCGTGCTTTTATTTAGTAGAAATGACTTTCAGTTCTTTGCAAGAGTGCCAAAATGA
- a CDS encoding polyprenyl synthetase family protein encodes MSLLEDFVKFLNANLPKAPSFHPYYEEALGVMLKAGGKHFRALLLLGVVESVDKSLTQKAMRVALGLEMMHTYSLIHDDLPSMDNASLRRGTPTLHVTYDETTAILAGDALNTHAFYEISRADLPAQTRIKCVEILSENAGVSGMVLGQALDCFFENTNKDDIKRAKAKFGLSGKMLSLDELVFLHIHKTAKLIAASLKMGAVIVNLSKTECEKIYDIGLKLGLAFQIQDDIIDLTSDEAAAGKPVHNDLAKNSFTNLLGLSGAKKKKDELIGEIEEALKQIDANIAKMILELTDKHLR; translated from the coding sequence ATGAGCCTACTTGAGGACTTTGTAAAATTTCTAAACGCAAATTTGCCAAAGGCGCCTAGCTTTCACCCTTACTACGAGGAGGCGCTTGGCGTTATGCTAAAGGCCGGAGGCAAGCACTTTAGGGCACTTTTGCTTCTTGGCGTGGTGGAGAGCGTGGATAAAAGCCTCACGCAAAAGGCGATGAGAGTGGCTTTGGGGCTTGAGATGATGCATACATACTCGCTCATCCACGATGATCTGCCTTCGATGGATAACGCAAGCCTAAGACGTGGCACACCAACGCTTCACGTAACATACGACGAAACGACTGCGATACTTGCAGGAGATGCGCTAAACACGCATGCTTTTTATGAAATTTCACGTGCTGATCTGCCAGCTCAAACACGCATAAAATGCGTGGAAATTTTAAGCGAAAATGCTGGCGTTAGCGGCATGGTGCTAGGTCAGGCGCTTGATTGTTTCTTTGAAAATACAAACAAAGATGACATCAAAAGAGCAAAGGCTAAATTTGGGCTCTCTGGCAAGATGCTAAGCCTTGATGAGTTAGTCTTTTTGCACATCCACAAGACTGCAAAGCTCATCGCTGCTAGCCTAAAAATGGGCGCTGTGATAGTAAATTTAAGCAAAACAGAGTGCGAGAAAATTTATGATATCGGACTAAAGCTCGGCCTTGCTTTTCAGATACAAGACGATATCATCGATCTTACAAGCGACGAAGCGGCCGCTGGAAAGCCCGTGCATAACGATTTAGCCAAAAACTCATTTACAAATTTACTAGGTCTATCTGGCGCAAAAAAGAAAAAAGATGAGCTAATAGGCGAGATAGAAGAGGCACTAAAACAGATAGATGCAAATATCGCAAAAATGATCTTAGAGCTTACAGACAAGCACCTAAGATAG
- the tkt gene encoding transketolase — protein sequence MLKKQADTIRFLCADMVQNANSGHPGAPMGLADIMVVLSNFLKHNPKNPKWLNRDRLVFSGGHASSLVYSFLHLTGYDLSLDELKNFRQLGSNTPGHPEIHTPGVEVATGPLGQGVANAVGLAMAEKYAANVLNEPDNKIIDHKIYCLCGDGDLEEGISYEACSVAGNLRLDNLVLIYDSNNITIEGDTAIAFSEDVKARFEAQGWEVARIDGHDYNQIEFALEQASEKESPYLIIANTHIARGAMELEGSHHSHGSPLGEEIIKKAKAAAGFDPEKKFAIDEDVLLRFRGAVEKGDLEEAMWNKKVEALSAEGKNLLNSLLNPDFSKIEFPDFSDKKLATRDTNHVILNEIAKKLPGFIGGSADLAPSNKTELKGMGDFPNGKNIHYGIREHAMAAINNGIARYGLFLPFSATFFIFSDYLKPSARIAALMGIKHFFVFTHDSIGVGEDGPTHQPIEQLSTFRAMPNFYTFRPADGNENAASWHAALNLNAPSAFVLSRQGLDPLAKGEFGEVSNGAYLLSSSKEAKITFIASGSEVSLCVKAAALLAEQGVGANIVSAPCFDLLCEQPAEYVARILDKNTTIIAVEAATGYEWYKFADAVYGMNSFGASGKANELFDHFGFTPQKLANFASELI from the coding sequence ATGCTAAAAAAACAAGCCGATACTATAAGATTTTTGTGCGCTGATATGGTGCAAAACGCTAACAGCGGACACCCAGGTGCTCCTATGGGCCTAGCTGATATCATGGTGGTTTTAAGCAACTTTTTAAAACACAACCCTAAAAATCCAAAATGGCTAAATAGAGATAGGCTCGTTTTTAGCGGTGGTCACGCGTCAAGCTTGGTCTATAGCTTCTTACATCTAACTGGCTACGACCTAAGCCTAGATGAGCTTAAAAATTTCCGCCAGCTTGGCTCAAACACCCCAGGACACCCAGAAATTCACACTCCAGGCGTTGAGGTGGCTACTGGCCCACTTGGTCAAGGCGTAGCAAATGCAGTTGGCCTAGCAATGGCAGAAAAATACGCTGCAAACGTGCTAAATGAGCCAGACAATAAAATAATCGATCATAAAATTTACTGCCTTTGCGGCGACGGCGACCTAGAAGAAGGCATAAGCTACGAGGCATGTTCGGTGGCTGGAAATTTAAGATTAGATAACCTTGTGCTCATCTACGACTCAAACAACATCACGATCGAGGGCGATACAGCGATAGCATTTAGCGAGGACGTCAAGGCTAGGTTTGAGGCGCAGGGCTGGGAGGTCGCACGCATCGACGGACACGACTATAACCAGATCGAATTTGCGCTTGAGCAAGCTAGCGAGAAAGAGTCGCCATATCTCATCATCGCAAACACGCACATAGCACGCGGCGCAATGGAGCTTGAGGGTAGCCACCACAGCCACGGCTCGCCACTTGGCGAAGAGATCATAAAAAAGGCAAAGGCTGCAGCTGGCTTTGACCCTGAGAAGAAATTTGCTATCGACGAGGACGTGCTTTTAAGATTTAGAGGCGCAGTAGAAAAGGGCGATCTTGAAGAGGCTATGTGGAACAAAAAGGTTGAGGCATTAAGTGCTGAGGGTAAAAATTTGCTAAATTCCCTTCTTAATCCAGACTTTAGCAAGATCGAATTTCCAGACTTTAGCGACAAAAAGCTAGCCACAAGAGATACAAACCACGTTATTTTAAATGAGATAGCTAAAAAACTCCCTGGCTTTATCGGTGGTAGCGCTGATCTTGCTCCTTCAAACAAGACCGAGCTAAAGGGCATGGGCGACTTCCCAAATGGCAAAAACATCCACTACGGCATCAGAGAGCACGCCATGGCAGCTATAAATAACGGCATCGCCAGATACGGTCTTTTCTTGCCATTTTCAGCGACATTTTTTATCTTTAGCGACTATCTAAAGCCAAGTGCGAGGATAGCAGCGCTAATGGGCATCAAGCACTTTTTTGTCTTCACGCACGATAGCATCGGCGTTGGCGAAGATGGTCCGACGCACCAGCCTATCGAGCAGCTTAGCACATTTAGAGCTATGCCAAATTTCTACACCTTCCGCCCAGCTGATGGCAACGAAAACGCAGCTAGCTGGCATGCGGCGCTAAATTTAAACGCTCCAAGTGCCTTTGTGCTTAGCCGCCAAGGGCTTGACCCACTTGCAAAAGGCGAATTTGGCGAGGTTAGTAATGGCGCATATCTTTTAAGCTCGTCAAAAGAAGCAAAGATCACATTTATAGCAAGCGGCAGCGAGGTCTCACTCTGCGTAAAAGCAGCTGCACTTCTAGCTGAGCAAGGTGTGGGTGCAAACATCGTATCAGCGCCTTGCTTTGACCTACTTTGCGAGCAGCCAGCCGAGTATGTGGCTAGAATTTTAGATAAAAACACAACCATCATAGCAGTTGAGGCCGCAACTGGCTATGAGTGGTATAAATTTGCCGACGCGGTTTATGGCATGAACAGCTTTGGCGCCAGCGGCAAGGCGAACGAGCTGTTTGATCACTTCGGATTTACTCCGCAAAAGCTTGCAAATTTTGCTAGCGAACTTATATAA
- the moaC gene encoding cyclic pyranopterin monophosphate synthase MoaC yields MMLTHLDEKDRPKMVDVSPKDPTKRVATASGIIKMSKDAFKAIKENTGKKGPVIQTAVVAAIMGAKKTSELIPMCHPLAILGVDCDIEELPEICAFKLYVSVKIEGKTGVEMEALTGVSVGLLTIYDMVKAIDKSMEISNIVLESKTGGKSGEYMRSK; encoded by the coding sequence ATAATGCTAACACATTTAGATGAAAAAGACCGTCCAAAGATGGTCGATGTAAGCCCAAAAGATCCCACAAAAAGAGTAGCAACTGCTAGCGGGATCATCAAAATGAGCAAAGATGCTTTTAAGGCGATCAAAGAAAATACCGGCAAAAAAGGCCCAGTCATCCAAACAGCCGTCGTCGCTGCGATAATGGGCGCTAAAAAGACAAGCGAGCTAATACCTATGTGCCATCCACTGGCCATTTTGGGTGTGGATTGTGACATCGAGGAGCTGCCTGAAATTTGCGCTTTTAAGCTTTACGTGAGCGTAAAGATAGAGGGCAAAACAGGCGTTGAGATGGAGGCTCTAACAGGCGTGAGCGTGGGACTTTTAACCATTTATGATATGGTAAAAGCCATAGATAAGAGCATGGAGATCAGTAACATCGTGCTAGAGAGCAAAACAGGAGGAAAAAGTGGCGAATATATGCGATCTAAATAA
- a CDS encoding undecaprenyl-diphosphate phosphatase — MEISHVIVLALVQGISEFLPISSSAHLILVPKLLGWPDQGLAFDVAVHVGTLSAILFYFKDTIFKLLRDFFASIAQRKMVGDSLLVWCVGFATIPVGIFGLLFNNVIEEYARSGVVIAVTTIIFGIALYFADLRSTNKSEYEMTIKFALIIGLAQAVALIPGVSRSGITMTAALFLGFSHKGSANFSFLLSIPVIILAGGLESIKLIKDPNALPWSDIALGVIISAVSAYICVKLFMGIISRIRMLPFVIYRLILGAFLLYLFL, encoded by the coding sequence ATGGAAATTTCTCACGTTATCGTTTTGGCCTTGGTGCAAGGCATAAGCGAGTTTTTGCCGATATCAAGCTCGGCTCATCTCATCTTGGTGCCAAAGCTACTTGGCTGGCCAGATCAAGGGCTTGCTTTTGACGTGGCGGTGCATGTTGGTACGCTAAGCGCGATACTTTTTTATTTTAAAGATACGATTTTTAAGCTACTTCGCGACTTTTTTGCCTCGATCGCGCAAAGAAAGATGGTAGGCGATAGCTTGCTTGTTTGGTGCGTGGGATTTGCCACTATCCCAGTTGGCATCTTTGGGCTTTTGTTTAACAACGTGATCGAAGAGTACGCAAGAAGCGGCGTTGTGATCGCTGTTACTACGATCATCTTTGGCATCGCACTTTACTTTGCTGATCTTCGCTCAACAAACAAAAGCGAATACGAAATGACCATAAAATTTGCTCTCATCATAGGCTTAGCGCAGGCTGTGGCGCTCATCCCTGGCGTCTCAAGATCAGGTATAACGATGACAGCTGCCTTGTTTTTGGGCTTTAGCCATAAAGGCAGTGCAAATTTTTCATTTTTGCTTTCGATACCTGTCATCATCCTAGCTGGCGGACTTGAGAGCATCAAGCTTATAAAAGATCCAAACGCTCTGCCTTGGAGCGACATCGCCCTTGGCGTCATCATAAGTGCAGTTAGTGCTTATATCTGCGTGAAGCTATTTATGGGGATCATCTCAAGGATCAGGATGCTACCTTTTGTCATCTACCGCTTGATATTGGGTGCGTTTTTGCTATATCTATTTTTATAA
- the nosZ gene encoding Sec-dependent nitrous-oxide reductase encodes MQKLFCVASAALLGLSLTAACAASSDLEKVMKERGLSEKDVLAAAKTYQPSGKKDDFIVFSSGGQSGQVLVYGVPSMRIYKYIGVFTPEPWQGYGYDDESKAVLKQGNIRGKEITWGDTHHPNFTEKNGEYVGDYLFINDKANPRIAVINLKDFETTQMVVNPIMKSEHGGSFITPNSEYVIEASQYAAPLDDNYHSMDDYEAVYRGAVTFWKFDYPKGKIDEKASFSLELPPYWQDLSDAGKGESYGWGFTNSINTEMYTGGIEKGLPPFEAGASRNDTDFLHVYNWQILEKLAQDKKNYKVINGHRVITIEAAVKAGALFLIPESKSPHGCDVTPDGRYIIVGGKLDTHASVYDFKKIKELIDKKEFAGTDPYGIPILDREKSMHGQVELGLGPLHTSFDSQDGILYTSLYVDSQIVKWDYKNLKVLDKVNVHYNIGHLDTMEGKSAKPKGKYAIALDKLSIDRFNPVGPLHPQNHQLIDITGAKMDLIYDMPIPLGEPHDVVSIAASKLTPALTYNMGTNSRTGEASPYATLAGQERVERNGKNVTVYATMIRSHINPEHIEVNKGDNVTIHLTNLERAQDETHGFGIDLYNIHASLEPGKTASVNFVADMEGVFPYYCTEFCSALHLEMMGYLLVKDPNKKYESAKNSKLKTLSPEALKAEYDKVIATNKATDDVIQEVVKYLKEKHYEKYPKVKALVDDALDQYGHIKEVKAKADEAYKKGDVNGAILWEYQVWQYMVKTADVGLRAKNNLAKEIATPMSPAAAKGEEAYLKGGCNGCHVIGQVSSGPDLTGVLLRHENGEKWVADFIKDPAKFYNDDYVKAMIDFFKLRMPNQHMSDEEIKNIIEYLKWIDENAGM; translated from the coding sequence ATGCAAAAGTTATTTTGTGTCGCAAGTGCTGCACTGCTTGGGCTATCTTTAACTGCTGCTTGTGCTGCTAGTAGTGACCTTGAAAAAGTCATGAAAGAGCGCGGGCTAAGCGAAAAAGATGTCCTTGCAGCTGCTAAGACTTACCAGCCAAGCGGTAAAAAAGATGATTTCATCGTCTTTTCATCTGGCGGGCAGAGTGGTCAAGTGCTAGTTTATGGCGTTCCGTCGATGAGAATTTATAAATACATCGGCGTTTTCACCCCAGAGCCTTGGCAAGGATATGGCTATGATGATGAGTCAAAAGCCGTTTTAAAACAAGGCAACATCAGGGGCAAAGAGATAACTTGGGGCGATACACACCACCCAAATTTCACTGAGAAAAATGGTGAGTATGTTGGTGATTATCTATTTATCAACGACAAGGCAAACCCAAGGATCGCTGTCATAAATTTAAAAGACTTTGAGACAACTCAAATGGTTGTAAACCCTATCATGAAGAGTGAGCACGGCGGTAGCTTCATCACTCCAAACAGCGAGTACGTCATCGAAGCTAGCCAGTACGCAGCTCCACTTGATGATAACTATCACTCAATGGACGACTACGAAGCCGTTTATAGAGGCGCTGTGACATTTTGGAAATTTGACTATCCAAAAGGCAAGATCGACGAGAAAGCATCTTTCTCTCTTGAGCTTCCTCCATACTGGCAAGACCTAAGCGACGCTGGTAAGGGCGAGAGCTATGGCTGGGGCTTTACAAACTCAATAAACACTGAGATGTATACAGGTGGTATCGAAAAAGGTCTTCCTCCATTTGAGGCAGGCGCTAGTAGAAACGACACCGACTTCTTGCACGTTTATAACTGGCAAATTTTAGAAAAACTTGCACAAGACAAGAAAAACTACAAAGTTATAAATGGTCATAGAGTGATCACGATAGAAGCTGCTGTAAAAGCTGGAGCACTATTTTTGATCCCAGAGTCAAAGAGCCCACACGGTTGTGACGTCACACCAGATGGTAGATACATCATCGTTGGCGGTAAGCTTGATACTCACGCATCAGTTTATGACTTTAAAAAGATCAAAGAGCTAATCGACAAAAAAGAGTTCGCTGGCACTGACCCATATGGCATACCTATCTTAGATAGAGAAAAGTCAATGCACGGACAAGTCGAACTTGGCCTTGGACCACTGCACACATCATTTGACTCACAAGATGGCATACTTTATACTTCACTTTACGTTGATAGCCAAATCGTAAAATGGGACTACAAAAATTTAAAAGTGCTTGATAAGGTAAATGTTCATTACAACATCGGTCACCTTGATACAATGGAGGGCAAATCAGCAAAACCTAAGGGCAAATACGCAATCGCACTTGATAAACTTTCAATCGATCGCTTTAACCCAGTTGGCCCACTCCATCCACAAAACCACCAGTTAATAGACATCACTGGTGCAAAAATGGATCTAATCTATGATATGCCTATCCCACTTGGTGAACCACACGACGTTGTCTCAATCGCTGCTAGCAAGCTAACTCCAGCGCTTACTTACAACATGGGCACAAACTCAAGAACAGGCGAGGCTAGTCCATACGCAACTCTAGCTGGTCAAGAAAGAGTTGAGAGAAACGGCAAAAACGTAACTGTCTATGCAACAATGATCAGAAGCCACATCAACCCAGAGCACATCGAGGTAAATAAAGGCGATAACGTAACAATTCACCTAACAAACCTAGAGCGCGCTCAAGATGAGACTCACGGCTTTGGCATCGACCTTTACAACATCCACGCTTCACTAGAGCCTGGCAAAACTGCTTCAGTAAATTTCGTAGCTGATATGGAAGGCGTCTTCCCATACTACTGCACCGAGTTTTGTTCAGCACTTCACCTAGAGATGATGGGTTACTTACTTGTTAAAGATCCAAATAAAAAATATGAATCTGCAAAAAATAGCAAGCTAAAAACTCTAAGCCCAGAGGCTCTAAAAGCTGAGTACGACAAAGTAATCGCAACTAACAAAGCAACTGATGATGTTATCCAAGAGGTTGTTAAATACCTAAAAGAGAAACATTATGAGAAATATCCAAAAGTAAAAGCTTTGGTTGATGACGCACTTGATCAATACGGCCACATCAAAGAGGTAAAAGCTAAAGCTGACGAAGCTTACAAAAAAGGCGACGTAAATGGCGCTATCCTTTGGGAGTACCAAGTATGGCAATACATGGTAAAAACTGCCGACGTTGGTCTAAGAGCTAAAAACAACCTAGCTAAAGAGATCGCAACTCCGATGAGCCCAGCTGCTGCAAAAGGCGAAGAAGCTTATCTAAAAGGCGGATGTAATGGTTGCCACGTCATCGGTCAAGTAAGCTCAGGCCCAGACTTAACTGGCGTCTTGCTAAGACATGAAAACGGCGAAAAATGGGTAGCAGACTTTATAAAAGACCCTGCTAAATTCTATAACGACGACTACGTTAAAGCGATGATTGATTTCTTTAAACTTAGAATGCCAAATCAGCACATGAGTGATGAAGAGATCAAAAATATCATCGAGTATCTAAAATGGATAGACGAAAACGCAGGCATGTAG
- a CDS encoding cytochrome C, protein MSKYKIYTIVALIIMSVCFTLPVLGWHGAKERIANGDELPSYAYTIYDLYSSFQYKNHLLPKEVASDLHKMIEQKAEIGTPSLPIWYVSLEAPNYPKAAFPDGIPVYFHVDGYSGDVHEMNTINHYIGMYPMEHGGNLERAIAPYYLLIATLCMLAFLYYDGKFNSLLMVPTIIAPVLFMSAFVGWLYWYGHNMQEWGAFKIKPFMPTVLGDGSVAHFTTHSYPTIGFWVMIVMSVLCILAVFSKKKELNA, encoded by the coding sequence ATGAGCAAATATAAAATTTATACCATTGTTGCACTTATCATTATGAGCGTTTGTTTTACTCTGCCAGTTCTTGGCTGGCACGGAGCAAAGGAGCGTATAGCTAATGGCGACGAGCTACCATCTTATGCTTACACTATCTACGATCTTTATAGCTCATTTCAGTATAAAAACCACCTTTTGCCAAAAGAGGTGGCAAGTGATCTTCATAAGATGATCGAGCAAAAAGCAGAGATAGGCACGCCATCACTCCCTATCTGGTACGTATCTCTTGAAGCGCCAAACTATCCAAAGGCAGCCTTTCCAGATGGCATCCCAGTATATTTTCACGTAGATGGATATAGTGGCGACGTGCACGAGATGAATACGATAAACCACTACATCGGCATGTATCCTATGGAGCATGGCGGAAATTTAGAGCGAGCGATCGCGCCTTATTATCTACTTATCGCCACACTTTGCATGCTTGCGTTTTTATACTATGACGGTAAATTTAACTCACTTCTCATGGTGCCAACCATCATTGCACCGGTGCTATTTATGAGCGCATTTGTGGGCTGGCTATACTGGTATGGACACAATATGCAAGAGTGGGGCGCCTTTAAGATCAAGCCATTTATGCCAACCGTTTTAGGAGATGGTAGCGTGGCGCACTTTACAACGCACTCGTACCCAACTATCGGCTTTTGGGTGATGATAGTCATGAGCGTGCTTTGCATACTTGCGGTATTTTCAAAGAAAAAAGAGCTAAATGCGTAA